The Anas acuta chromosome 7, bAnaAcu1.1, whole genome shotgun sequence genome has a window encoding:
- the SPOCK2 gene encoding testican-2: MRGCGALRGLPLLLLLLLLPGTATATATNTGTNTGTSTGSAPAGNFLEDEQWLSSIAQYGGRIRHWNRFRDDDYIRSWEDGQPTDEALDTTKDPCQKVKCSRHKVCVAQGYQRAMCISRKKLEHRIKQRGGCKPCHAAPLAPVCGSDGHTYSSACKLEQQACLAGKQLTARCEGQCPCPAPTDSKQELCTGQDLADLGERLRDWFQLLRENAKHNGSGSGPPGTALAAGCKEAVGWMFGRLDTSGDRYLEQPELAAINLDKYEACVRAFFNSCDASRDGRVSAAEWCFCFWREKPPCLRELERLQMQEAAQKAPGAFVPSCDEDGYYRRAQCAPGGGECWCVDQQHGTELSGTRARGRPDCEDTTGFSGDFGSSVGWEDEEEKEPEEAGEEAEEEEAEAGEGDDGGYIW; the protein is encoded by the exons ATGCGGGGCTGCGGCGCGCTGCGggggctgccgctgctgctgctgctgctgctgctgcccggcaccgccaccgccaccgccaccaaCACCGGCACCAACACCGGCACCTCCACCGGCAGCGCCCCGGCAGGGAACTTCTTGGAGGATGAGCAGTGGCTGTCCTCCATCGCGCAGTACGGCGGCCGCATCCGGCACTGGAACCGCTTCCGAGAC GATGACTAcatcaggagctgggaggacGGGCAGCCCACGGATGAAG cgctGGACACCACCAAGGACCCGTGCCAGAAGGTGAAATGCAGCCGGCACAAGGTGTGCGTGGCGCAGGGCTACCAGCGCGCCATGTGCATCAGCCGCAAGAAGCTGGAGCACAG GATCAAGCAGCGCGGGGGCTGCAAGCCCTGCCACGCCGCCCCGCTGGCGCCCGTCTGCGGCTCCGACGGCCACACGTACAGCTCGGCG TgcaagctggagcagcaggcaTGCCTGGCCGGCAAGCAGCTGACGGCGCGGTGCGAGGGGCAgtgcccctgcccggcccccaCTGACAGCAAGCAGG AGCTGTGCACGGGGCAGGACCTGGCCGACCTGGGCGAGCGGCTGCGCGACTGGTTCCAGCTGCTGCGGGAGAACGCCAAGCACAACGGCTCCGGCAgcggcccccccggcaccg CGCTGGCGGCCGGCTGCAAGGAGGCGGTGGGGTGGATGTTCGGGCGGCTGGACACCAGCGGGGACCGGTACCTGGAGCAGCCCGAGCTGGCAGCCATCAACCTGGACAAGTACGAGGCGTGCGTGCGCGCCTTCTTCAACTCCTGCGACGCCTCCCGCGACGGCCGCGTCTCCGCCGCCGAGTGGTGCTTCTGCTTCTGGAGGGAAA AGCCGCCGTGCCTGCGGgagctggagaggctgcagatGCAAGAAGCCGCCCAAAAGGCACCGG GCGCCTTCGTCCCCAGCTGCGACGAGGACGGGTACTACCGGCGGGCGCAGTGCGCGCCGGGCGGCGGGGAGTGCTGGTGCGTGGACCAGCAGCACGGCACCGAGCTGAGCGGCACCCgcgcccgcggccgccccgaCTGCG AGGACACCACCGGCTTTTCGGGAGACTTCGGCAGCAGCGTGGGCtgggaggacgaggaggagaaggagcccgAGGAGGCCGGCgaggaggctgaggaagaggaggccgAGGCGGGCGAGGGCGACGACGGAGGCTACATCTGGTAG